The DNA segment CTTGTGACTTGTGAATAAAATTACTTCCTGAAATAAATCTTCTGGTGTTTTGATGTGCAGATGGCTGCTCAGGTCCTACAGGAAAAAGACATTGGATTTGGAATGGTTGACTCTGAGAAGGATGCCAAGGTCGCTAAGAAACTAGGTGAGACTGAGAAAAAGCCTGCAGGCACTATAATTAACTTGCAACGGGTTTGCAAGTCTTCATTTCAAGTCTTCTTTAATTGAACAGTGAATGATTCTATAAACCTGAAAATAGAGAACTTACACAGATTACATGAAAAAGATCTGTAAAACATTAGTATGCAGCTTGCTTGCTAATTGGAAAAATGttaggaaaatatttattttgtttactgtATGTTCATATTTCAAGATCCAATTTTTTATGGTTACATAGGTCAAATGGTTCATTAAGTTGTTTCCTGACATATTCTGTCAAATAAAGGACCATTAGGCTTTGTTGATAAAGCGACAGGAGGAAGACTGCATGTAGGAAACCAGAGATTAATTGATTAGTTGCATagtaaaagtgtgtaaataaaaagtaatgaaagtaaataataattagtattgCCGGGTTTTTATTTTCAGGTCTAGAAGAAGAGGGCAGCATCTATGTTTTTAAGGAAGATCGTGTAATTGAGTATGATGGACAACTTTCTGCAGACACCCTTGTGGAGTTCCTGCTGGATGTCAGGAACCAGTTTCCTTATCTTATGTCTATTTGAATAGCTCACATGTGTTATAGTAGTCAAATTTTtatggggctttttttttttatagctgttGGAGGATCCAGTTGAGATCATTGACAATGCCTTGGAGTTGCAGGCTTTTGACCGCATGGAGGAGGACATCAGAGTAATTGGCTACTTCAAAAGTCTAGATTCagagtgtgagtgtgcatgtttgtgtgtgtgtgtgtgtgtgtgtgtgtgtgtgtgtttgtgaattaaGAAAGATTTGTGAATACACAAACTGTCTCCAGCcagtggcacacacacacacacacacacacacacacacacacacacacacacatgcacatgcacatacaaatTAAAGGTGAGGTTTATTAGATCCACAAAGTAATAGCTTAGGAATATGAGGGACTGCATAATTCACTTTTCAGAATAAACTGATTTAAACTGATtaattctcttctcttctcttctcttctcttctcttctcttctcttctcttctcttctcttcttattacattatattatattatctttTCTCCGCTCCTCAGATTTCCTGGATTTCCACGAAGCTGCTGAGCATTTCCAGCCTTTTATTAAATTCTTTGCCACCTTTGACAAATCTGTGAGTGCTTTATGTATGtgacaaccttttttttctgttcctcCTCTACTGTGTCCCCTTTTAAAGGATCCTGGTTCAGCATAATGACCTGTTTAATTGCTCTATCTGGCAAGAGATCCTTTCTTCATTGCATGACCCTTTAACCATAAATACTTTTACCCAAATCCTTAATATGAAAAACCAAAAGACAAATTTTCACCGAAATTGGAGATCATTTAGGAAAGTTTTGTGCAATAAAAGAGCATTTAAAGCTTATGTTGATTCTAATATAATGTTTTTGCTctgttatttttcatttcatttttcaggTAGCAAAAGAGTTGACTCTTAAGCTAAATGAAGTAGACTTCTATGAGCCCTTCATGGAGGAACCTGTCACCATTCCAGACAAACCCTATACTGAAGAGGAACTTGTGGCTTTTATTAGTGAGCATAAGAGGTAACTGGACTGATTTTTGAAGATAGACgaataaaagtttaaataaagtgGCTGATGTTTGTGAGTGTGAATGGAGAATTGGCTGGATAGATGGGTGTTCATGCTTGATTAAGGGGTAGAGGGACAATTCCTTCTttactttcttgttttcttgcttTTAAAGACCAACACTGAAAAAACTGAGAGCTGAGGATATGTTCGAAACTTGGGTAAGaatgattaaatattacatattaaacatttgaggaaggaaggaattgtATATTTCACACAATATAttgcacaatatatatatatatatatatatatatatatatatatatatatatatatatatatatatatatatatcactttaattaataaaattgatTCAAACTTTTGTAgtataaaaaccttttttattaatataaggCTATTCATATACTGGCTGAGTGAATCTTAAGCAAAACCTTCCTCTAATTTAATCAAGTGACTGAAATGTACTGTTCTACAGGAAGATGACCTGAATGGCTTTCATATTGTAGCCTTTGCAGAAGAGGAGGACCCAGGTATATAAAAAACATGTCAAGCGGATGGTGCAAAAATGTAACTACTGAAGTTTCTAGCTTCCATCATGTTCCTGAtgcatgtcattttttttagatgGTTTTGAGTTTTTGGAGATTCTCAAAGAAGTTGCACGAGACAATACACAGAACCCTAACTTGAGCATTGTCTGGATTGATCCTGATGACTTCCCTCTGGTTAGTACTCCCTTCATCTTTCATCTTTCACTCTTTCTACAACTACAATATTGCTCACAGAAATGGAACTATGAAAGATGCTTTTTTCCCTCAGCTACTTCCATACTGGGAGAAGACATTTAAAATTGATCTCTTCAGGCCTCAGATTGGAATAGTTAATGTCACAGATGTAAGTACAGCAACAAACTCTTGGTGACCGttacttttgtattattttatatttagattcaaatatatttaagctttatacacatcatactttattaatattgttgtgTACAAAATCTTTAACagccatttaaatgtaattgagtgaaggaaaaattgtgCTGAAAATCAAACTAatcagaataaaatattaattctcAAGGTTTGCCTTACAACCTTATTTACCTTAAAGAATTAAGacacattagatttttttttacatggttgTGACCTTTGACCTCTGCGATCCATTGTTAGGCGGACAGTGTTTGGATGAAAatagaggatgatgaggattTGCCCTCTGCTGAGGAACTGGAGGACTGGATAAAGGATGTGCTTTCTGGAAAGGTCAAcactgaagatgatgatgatgatgatgatgatgatgatgatgatgatgatgacgacgacGATGACGAAGATGATGACGACGATGAGTAACTTATGAACTTGAATTCTATGGAACCAAAACTAAAACggcttttaaatgttttttaatcgGCTTTTGTTTGCTCAGGGACATCTGGATCCTTGTATGAGCACCTTAATACCATAATCTTTCTGCACATTTTGTGCATCTCAATGAACGTCAAAGTTTACACTCTCATTAATAAACAGAGCTCAGTGTAAAACTACTggcagcatttttttatttgtcataaataCAGAAACCTAACCTGCTcagagaatgaaataaaaatattctaaatTAAACATCATACTTCAGGGTTCTTTTAGAGctgaaaatattttacatacaatTAAAATCTTATCTAATCTTAAAATTCAGTATAGAATTGACAGGTATTTTTTGTATTGACCACTGGTATTGGTATTGTATTGTCCTGGAGCAATTTTAAAGCTTCTACATATTCTTATTTACCTGTCTGTTATATTATGGATATGGTCTATAATGAAACTCCAAAACATACCCACTTTCCATTCCTAAAAATCCCTTTGTGCCTCTGTAGTTCTTCATTTAACTGTTCATTCAATCATCAACCCATCTATCAATTTATTTGCCTTTCTAAACAAAGAACTGAAACTGCTTTGAGAGCAAAGTGAAACTCACTAGACCCAAAATTAGTATAATGTCCTTAATTAAGTGCTCAGTGAGTGTATAAGAATAAGAACCTGACTACAATAAACTCAAAACTACACAGTGTAACAGGAAATCTGATTATTGTCTCATGAAGACAAAGTTTTATTAGAAACGAGgaagttatttttttaagagcaaatgtatatgaaaaaaagacaaaaaaaaaaggtaagatCTGGAAGGAGCTAAACTTCATGATCTCAGAAGAAAACAACAAGGAAAAGGCCTACAATAGCAGGAAAAATATGAATACCGTTAGGTGAATATTTACATGCTAAGATACATTAGATGTTTGTACGTATACTCATAAATAAGATTCACACAGACATAAAgtatgtacacaaaaaaaaatattaatgtaaacaatataaaatacactgGATGACtgtgattttaaaaagtttctTGTCGTTATAGAAATTGGCAGAAGAAGGTGATGGCTGTCAAACTCGACTAATAGGTAACCACAAACAGGTCAAGTTGACAGGGATTCATCATATATCGTCACACACAGAGGACACaggcaacaaaacaaatgtaaagtcctataaatacatgtataaaaGAGTTTTTATGGGCTGTAAAAAAGTTATAggtagtttttttttgctgcattaaTGAACCTGGTGAAAAGGTGTTAAGCCCTCTGAATTTATATGGTTTATCAAAAAAAGGTATAGGCAGCATTCCTGGGCTTGTGTGTCCTATATAGTTTGTGTTTTTACCACAACTATTAAATTGAGAATGAGAAATTTGTGCACTAGAACAATTTTTGTGCACTTAGATAACACTGTCTCATCTTCTACATCAAAAACTGGAGAGTTACTGGagagtggtagcttagtggttgagaCATTCAatttttgatcagaaggtcatgagtttgaatcccagcctCACTTATCTctcactcctgggcccctgaccAAGGCCCCTAACCATTCCGCTACTCAGTTTGagtatgaatgagacaaacataagtcgctctggataagggtgtctgccaaatgccatccATTACTtcagaaatgtgtttaaaacGTTCATTTAACTTTGGGTAATGTTTCTCTGTCCTCCTTCCTTCGtatatatttagtttaattGGCAGGCAAGTTACATGACAAGACAACACTTCCTAATGATCACAGTTCTGGTATTACAGTTCAGCTTGCTCACTCCATTAATAAACAGCAGCTTTTTATTTCTTGAACACTGCACAGcacacatacctacacacataatacacactctCCCACTTGCAAATACAAGTATCTGTCCTGTACATAAatacttttcatttaaaaaaaaaagacactgctGCGTATCAAAATATGTCCAATATGAGAAACGTGATTTCTAAAGAAAAAGCAAGAACAGAAACACGGTTTCTGagttttttgtgtatataaaaagcgATGGACACAGCGGAGGGTCAGACGGAGGTCTCGGACTGCACTTGTAGCACGAACTTGTGTGATTTTGGGTGAACGTACTCCTCACTGATTCTGAGCTGAGGGATGGCCTTGCTGCTGACCACCAGACAGAAGTGGCTGTTTTTGAGCTGGAACTCGGTTCCATGACGCAGTGGGCTGGTGACAGACGCCTCGCTGACCAGCGTCCACTGCAGAGCTCGCCAGCACTCACTGTTGTACTGCAGAGTGGGACTAGGTGTCAGGTAGCTCTCTAGAAATGCCTGTTGACAGAACATAGCTCTGAGCACAAACAGGAGACTACAAAAAAGACACACCTAAGCATCACAATAGACAAAATACTTTTTCATTTGCACACTaacttgaaagcaaacacagtaGCCATAGAAATAAGAACTGCATTCATATTCTGAAGTAAGCATTTTTATAAATGCAGAAATATTACCTTGAAATTAGTCTTCATAATAAATATTGCATTCATGAACACCAAAAATTGTCCTTGCAATGAATCttctatagtgtgtgtgtgtgtttgtgtttgaatgtgtgtatacCTTTGGACTCATGTTGTTGGTAATACAGAACGCGAGATGGCTCTGGATGCTGTCCATGCTGTGGCAGTGCTGCTGACGAGTTGTGCGCAGATATTTCTGTAGCGCACGTGCCATAGAGGGAAAAATGGCCTGCGCTGCCTCACGTGCCTCCATCATGTCTCCTGGcggcttctttttttcctcttcctgcAACCGACGCACGTGTGTAAACGCCTCCTCTACTGCCACCACCAGCCTTGAGaacataaacaaatattaatcCTGCTATTGTTTCTGCAGTTAAGTGAAACCCACAGCTGAAACAGCCAGTGAGATGGAAACAGTGAGGGTATAAAAATCAAACTATCACAGACAGTTCTGAACTCTTCTCTTACCGCGCTTTGCGTTTGCGCACTCTTCTCTCATAATCAGCCTCTTCATAGTAAAGCTCAGTGTGGCTGGTGTCTTTGTGCCTGGCCGCAGCATTTATCTTGGCTCGAGACTGACTCGCTGCACCGTCACTGCCAGGACCTGACAGGATGAAGAACAGCATGATGGAATTTTAGAGCTTGAAATTTACACCCATGAAAAAATCCAGACCTGGACACTGTATAATAACTTGGACAGCTATATTTCTCTCTACGGAGGAAAACATGTTTCACTGTTTTAGGAAGATGGGAGGATGGGATGGGATAAAACGATGGGATTTTTGACATCATGCTGCTATCAGTAAAagagtttgtattttttctatGACAGCACATCATAAAATGTCTGATTTATACCATAGAAAGTTGcctgttcttatttttttatatattcaagaAAGATATCTTGTAGTTAAACAATATCGacatataaacactattaatgagtgcatcaataaaactttttttttttaaatactatcTGGGCTTATAGataattaatcaacacctgTGAATCAGAATGCTCTGGTTAAAAAGCCTAAATCTGataaactttttcttctttcggctgctcctgttatggctcgccacagcagatcatccgtctccatacccctctgtcctctacatctgcctctttcaacccaaccacctgcatgtcttcccccaccacatccacaaacctcctccttggtcttcctcttttccttcttcctggtggctccatactcagcattctcctaccgatataccccatgtccctcctctgcacatgtccaaaccatcttaatcacgcctccctcaccttgtctccaaaacgtcctacatgcactgtccctctaataaactcatttctaatcatgtccatccttgtcactccaacgaaaacctcaacatcttcagctctgctacctccagctccacctcctatcttttactcaatgccaataaacaaaatctgataaacatcataaaataatataaaattccCTAATTAAAATGGACAACTCTACTGCAGAATACAGTTATAAATTTTCCTTTTACACAGCTGCGTTAAAAGCACCTAAGTGCCCTACCTTCATTATGATATACAGCTTTAAATATGTAGATAGCAACAACTTGCGGAAATAACAGAGCTTCTCTGATCTAAGAGAGGTTTAATATGACTAAAAAAGATGCACTATTTCACTTCTGGTTTTGTTGTTCATCTCTGGAGATTAATGCTTGAGCCAGTTATGCAAAATAAATTGGCATCTTCACtgttaaataaagaatattctATCTGGCTCAGAACTGATTTAGATGACCACATGAGGGCAGCACCGTGCCTGAATACAATGTGAGCACAGTGTTTAGAACCAAGAACTCTAACTAAATACACTGATCTTACACCATAAGCGCAATCACGACATAAaaacggattttttttttaaagaaatgaaagtaaagtagATTTTATTTAGGAGAAACAGCAAACAAGTGCTTAGCTTGGTGCTTGTTGCTTATCTGGGACTGAAAATGCAAGAAGTCCATGCAAAGCTTAATTAGACAACTCTTTTTTATAGGTGCAGAAATCTAATTTTGTTCTCTAACAACATATTTTATGGaatcaataaaatagaaaattgtAAGAAATCGATTCAAACTGAACATTTTGACTGGTAGTGTATTTACAAAATTAACGTACAATTATGCACACACTGTTATAATAAATTCCACAAGattgtgtgtacttgtgtactTTCTCTTAGAGGGTAGATCCAGGCACAGAGTGGCTAAATATGCCTTGTGTAGTAGCCAAATTCCAGCTCAGTATCTTTTTGATGTAGGATTAAACGTGTAAATTCTGAGTGTGTACTAGGGCCAGAGGATTGTTTTTAATCAGGTTTCGGCAGGTAGATGACAAAATATAAGCTGTTCAATAGAAACAACCACTAATTAATATGCTCTGAATGAATATGTGCTATTGTAACTGAAGTAAATGTTGGATGAACTCCTGAGGGGTGAAAATGCCTTCAGGGCAGAAGaaaacaggcacacacacacacacacacacacacacacacacacacacacacacacacatcatgggCACTCAGTGCATTCCATGGTTTTATCTTACAGTCTAAAAGAAAGCCTTTGGGATTATCTTTAAATgttgtagaggacagggagagaaacacacacacacacacacacacacacacacacacacacacacacactgttacaatATCAAGTAACAGactagataataataataatcataatattcaGTTATCTTTTAAACcacagaaatgaaaagaatgtgTGTTTCTCTTGTAATTCTACTCGAAAATGAACATATTTTCCTTCTTATTAACACAGTGCATCCACATAGTCTGTCACATATGACACCACACATGTCCTggaaaaacatgttaaatacaGTCTGTGTATCTAGAGATCTCTAAGATTTTTGCAGCTGAATCGCCATCTTCTTACTGTGAACTTAGACTTGAGCCCAAACCATGAACAATGCAATGGCATGAAGAAAGCATGGTGTACAGAACCCACCATCCACATTGTAGACCTTTAGGGCAGCCAGGTGTTTGGCTGTCCGGGTTTTAGCAGCAGTTAGCAGCGCGGCGTTGTGTACTGAGAAATCCTTATAGTAGTGCTCCAGGACCACCAGAGCTGCCCTCTGAATActacacacagaaaaaagaataatgaatttaattagaCTAAATATATTGTCATTGGCACtggtggatgaaaaaaaaaaaaaattcccctgCTTTAATATTACTTCAGTATAAGTAAATAATTACTTGCTTTTGGAATGTAATTAGGTTGACAGGCAAGTGACAGTGAGAAAAACCTTACACCAGTAACATGGGTTTACCTTGTGTTGTTTTGACAGGTTCTTAACACAATTTATGTatctatgtgtgtatataaagtacGATATTTCACATTAAATTGTAGTAAACTAAGAGTTTAGCTAAATGAAAATTCTTagataaagtacagatacttgaaCACggaagtacagtaatgaagtaaaatgcTGCGCCTGGCCAGTGTACAAGTCTACAATGATTTCTCTAAATCTCACACATGAGAATGCAGTAACAGTGCTGGAATGTCTGAATCTTAAAGAAGGTTGGTGAATAAACAGACAGGCTTTGTGAGTGATACTCAAAGTGAATGGAGAATggaataaaaaattcaaataattgAAAACAGGAAGAACAAAGAAGTTCCAGAGGCAGTGGAAGGGGGAacgggagagagaaagagagagagagagagagagagagagagagagagagagagagagagaggttaagATAACTGCATGATTAATGTGTGCAACATTGGcctgaattaaataaattaattatggcTGAATCAGGAAAACCACATAGAGCATTAGTGATGATATATAAtggatatatatacagtataacagatTCAATGACAGCCAAAAACCacagtgtgtgttacctgaGCTGGCCCAGGTTGTAGTGCCGTGTCTCTCCATCGGTCGAGCGTGTgacacacagagaaaagcaTGGCTGCAGCTGCCGCACCTCCAATAGCACCACAGCCAGGTAATGTGTAAACAGCAGAGTGTCGACCAGCGATACGGCAAACTGCACTATACCCTGATCATTTTTATCCTGTCcccacagacatacacacacacaccaacagcaaaaatacaaattaacacACTTTTTGCCAATTCTTGTTTTGTTCATTGCACGCTGCTTTCTAGTGAACTTTCCTGGCACATAGACACACAAGTATTTCATC comes from the Silurus meridionalis isolate SWU-2019-XX chromosome 3, ASM1480568v1, whole genome shotgun sequence genome and includes:
- the casq2 gene encoding calsequestrin-2; the encoded protein is MRIPWLVVLVCLSLAALTWAKKGLEFPRYDGKDRVLDIDSKNYRKALKNYKMLGLLYHAPVPTNKELQKQFQMTELVLEMAAQVLQEKDIGFGMVDSEKDAKVAKKLGLEEEGSIYVFKEDRVIEYDGQLSADTLVEFLLDLLEDPVEIIDNALELQAFDRMEEDIRVIGYFKSLDSEYFLDFHEAAEHFQPFIKFFATFDKSVAKELTLKLNEVDFYEPFMEEPVTIPDKPYTEEELVAFISEHKRPTLKKLRAEDMFETWEDDLNGFHIVAFAEEEDPDGFEFLEILKEVARDNTQNPNLSIVWIDPDDFPLLLPYWEKTFKIDLFRPQIGIVNVTDADSVWMKIEDDEDLPSAEELEDWIKDVLSGKVNTEDDDDDDDDDDDDDDDDDDDEDDDDDE
- the vangl1 gene encoding vang-like protein 1 gives rise to the protein MDTDSVHSGHSQHSRGSNRHSDRSKDRHKPRSHDDSNRSDKNITISSLSAQTGVTEQTPASTEPQDDNWAETTTAVTGTSDHSLSQEELASFGKETVGSVHKQSFVRLLPLALTLLLGLVVLITPLAFVVLPQLLWTERVQSCGTACEGLFLSLAFKLLILMLAGWALFLRPPRSTLPRLAVYRALLAVLTLLLLLSYWLFYGVRILDTQDKNDQGIVQFAVSLVDTLLFTHYLAVVLLEVRQLQPCFSLCVTRSTDGETRHYNLGQLSIQRAALVVLEHYYKDFSVHNAALLTAAKTRTAKHLAALKVYNVDGPGSDGAASQSRAKINAAARHKDTSHTELYYEEADYERRVRKRKARLVVAVEEAFTHVRRLQEEEKKKPPGDMMEAREAAQAIFPSMARALQKYLRTTRQQHCHSMDSIQSHLAFCITNNMSPKAFLESYLTPSPTLQYNSECWRALQWTLVSEASVTSPLRHGTEFQLKNSHFCLVVSSKAIPQLRISEEYVHPKSHKFVLQVQSETSV